TACGAGTCGGAGCTCTCGTTCGACATCACCTACCGAGACGTCGGCTCGACGACCGTCGAGGACCCCCACTGGATGGACGAACTCCGAGAGCGGCTCTGAGGTTCGGACTCGCTGCCGGCGGTCCAGTCGACCGCTGCTCGGGTACCCAAGACGGAGTTTCGTAGGCCAGCCAACCATTCTTAACCTCAACGGTCGTCCATGAGGGTGTGACGAATTATCCGCTCCTCGACCTCGAACACAACGAGCCACTCATCAAAGACCGGCTACTCTCGGTCTACGACGTCGTGAGCGTCATCGGTCGCCAGGACCTCGAACGCCAGTACGACCGGTGGCATCTGGAGCCTGCGGAGATCACACAGGCGCTCCGCTACTATCTCGACCAGGCGGGCAAGGAGGTGCAACGGCTCGACCACATCGACGCGAGCGAGGTCTCACGGACGATAGAACGCTACGAACGAGTCTGAAGGAGCTGGCGAGCAGTAATCACGCGAATCGAACGGGTCCCGTGCAGCGATGGTCGCTCATGTGTGCGTTTAATATAACGCCGTACTGCCCCGGTTCGTGGACAAGACAGACACGAAGACCATCGTCCGAATCAACGTCTCCGAGGGCACCGACGACTTCGTCGTCGACGAGATAGAGAGCTTCGGGGACTGGGTTCGCATCATCCCGGCGGGGCACATCGAGGTGCGGAACACCGACGAGAACTCGGAGAGCCACAAGGAGAGCGAAGAGGTGGTCTCGTTCCGCTTCCCCCGCGAGAAGGTGGACTCGATACGAGTGGTCAGAGACGAGTCGTAGCGAGCCACCACCGACGTTCGCACGCGCCCATCGGCCGCCAGCGTCCCTACTCCACGACCTCGCTCGTCTCCTCGTAGCGCTTCGCCAGTTCGACGTAGTGGTCCGCGGCGGCCGTCCACGGCGACTCGGGGACCTCCTTCACGACGCTGGCGGGCGTCCCGGCGACGAGCGTCTCCGGGGGGACGTCTGTCCCCTCGGTGACGACGCTCCCCGCGGCGACGAGCGCACGTTCGCCGACGGTCGAGTCGTCGAGGACGACAGCGCCCATGCCGACCAGCGCGCTCTCCTCGACGGTGCAGGCGTGGACGATGGCGTTGTGGCCGACCGTCACCGACGGGCCGACGGTCGCGCCCTCGTGGACGACCGCACCGTCCTGAACGTTCGCACTGTCGTGGACGTGGATGTGGCCCGAGTCGCCGCGCAACACCGCGTTGGGCCAGATGCTCGCCTCGGCCTCGATGGTCACGTCCCCGATGACGGTGGCTGCGGGGTCGACGCGGGCGCTCTCGTGGACGGTCGGTTCGGTCCCGTCGAACGTGCGAATCGTCATACCGGGAGACGGCGGGCCACCGACATAACCGTACGGCCGGGCGGTGACCGACCGACGTGTCACCGGGCGAACTGTTGACCCAAACTGACCGTTCGAGCGGACGCTCACCCCCATTCACGGTCGTTCGGGGCGTTCGATGGGATATGGTGTCCGACGACTCCACCACGACCGAATCGAACTGTGACTGCTGTGGCGAGGCGAACTGCACCTGCTCCTGTTGCGGCGGGGAGTGAGTAGTCGGTAGACGACCAGTCCGACTCTCACCGACCGACGTACTCTTCTGCCGGCCACGCGCCGACCGGAGTATGAGCGACTCGTTCCTCGACGCGACGGTCGTCGGGATGGTCCACCTGCCACCGCTACCGGGTGCGCCGCGCTACGGCGGCGACCGGGCCGCTATCCGCGACCGTGCGCTGGCGGACACGCGGGCACTGACGGCGGGCGGTGTCGACGCCGTGATGGTGGAGAACTTCGGCGACGCGCCGTTCTACCCCGACGACGTCCCGAAACACGTCGTCGCCGAGATGACCGCGCTCGTCGGGGCGGTCCGCGATGCGACGCCGCTCCCGGTCGGCGTGAACGTCCTGCGGAACGACGCCGCGGCGGCGCTGTCGGTGGCCGCC
This region of Halomarina salina genomic DNA includes:
- a CDS encoding gamma carbonic anhydrase family protein encodes the protein MTIRTFDGTEPTVHESARVDPAATVIGDVTIEAEASIWPNAVLRGDSGHIHVHDSANVQDGAVVHEGATVGPSVTVGHNAIVHACTVEESALVGMGAVVLDDSTVGERALVAAGSVVTEGTDVPPETLVAGTPASVVKEVPESPWTAAADHYVELAKRYEETSEVVE